The genomic window CACCGGTATGCTGAAGATATAGCTTTAATTAAACTGCTGGGCTTTAAAGTGTTTAGGTTTTCTATTGCCTGGTCGCGCATTTTACCTGCAGGTAGGGGAGAGATTAACCAGGAAGGTATCCGTTTTTATCACAATCTTATTGATGAATGTTTAACCCATGGAATAATACCTTACATCACGCTTTATCACTGGGATTTACCACAAGCTTTAGAAGATGAGGGGGGCTGGACAAGCTTTAGCATCAACGCTGCTTTTAATGCTTTTGTGAGTATCTGTGCCTTAGAATATGGCGATAAAGTGAAAAACTGGATTGTGTTGAATGAGCCTTTCGGTTATACTTCTTTGGGCTATATGTTAGGCGTTCATGCCCCAGGGAAAACCGGATTAGGAAATTTCTTTTCAGCGGTATTACATACTGCACTGGCCCAGGCAGATGGGGGCAAGATTTTACGCGCAGAAATTAGCAAGGCTAATATCGGAACTACTTTTTCTTGCTCGGAAGTAATCCCAAGTACCCAGAGTGATAGCGATATCCTTGCTGCAAAACGGGTTGATTGCCTAATGAACCGTCTTTTTGTAGAACCCACACAGGGCATGGGTTTTCCAACTGCCAATTGGGATGTGTTAGAGAAATTTCAGATCGAATATGGTACCTGGCGGCTTCACGAACGGATGAAGTTTGATTTTGACTTTATAGGTCTTCAAAATTATTTCCCTTTGGTGGTTAAGTATAATGCCTTTATTCCGGTTATTCAGGCCTGGGAGGTAAAAGCCAAGAGTAGAAAAAAGCCCCATACCGCAATGGGATGGGAGGTAAATGCTGATAGTTTCTATAATATCGTGAAACAGTTTGCTGCTTACCCAAATGTCAAAAATATCATGATCACGGAAAATGGTGCTGCTTACCATGATAAATTGATCAACGGTAGGGTAGAAGACCCTGAGCGGATCGAATATTTTAAACTTTATTTAAATGCACTGCTGAAGCTCAAAAAGGAAGGTGTAAATGTAACCGGTTATATGGCCTGGACATTAATGGATAATTTTGAATGGGCTGAAGGATTTACTGCCCGCTTTGGATTGATTTATAACGATTTTAAAACACAGGAGCGTAGCATTAAAGATTCGGGCTATTGGTGGCAAAATTTCCTAAAAAGTTAGTTGATATATAGCTGTTTTCTTCTTCATTATTAAACAAATTCTTAAGTTTGGTTGATGAATGATAGAACAATAGTTTACAGCACCTATTACAATCCGATGGAAGCCAATATTATTAAAGCTAAATTGGAGGATAGTGGATTCGCCTGTTTCCTGGCGGATGAAAATGTTGCAACCTTAAATCCACTTTACAATCAGGCTATTGGCGGTGTAAAACTCATTGTTTTCGAAAGAGATGTAGCGGCCATTAACAATTTACTCGCTGAAGACAATAGTTTGGCTTTTGAATCATCAGATGAAATTGTTGATGAAGAAGAATCAGCGGAAGATAAAACAGTTTGTGAAAAATGTGGGTCTACCAATGTGGGTTATGGAATGGCTACCGATAAAAAATACAGTATTTGGGCCACCATACTTGCCTTTTTAACCCTAACTACACCCATTAAGGCCAATAAATGTCATCATTGCTACGATTGCGGTTATGAATTTGAATAATACAGAGTTCGTCATTGCGAACGAAGCAGGGGCTTTTGTGATGGTGTGAAGCAATCTAATTACAAGTCTTTTCTTGAAGCGCAAAAGCAGTGGTATTTTTTGAGTGAAAAGCACCTCTGTCTCTGCCATCTAAACCCGATATACGCGAATGCTGGTTCCTTCAACCAGCAGCAGCATTAGCGGGACTAACCCCAACCTAAGAACTGCTGGAACTGCTTTCCAAAAAACAAAGAGGTTAATCCTAAATGATAGATTTGTCATACTGAGAAATCACTTTTAGAAAAACAATGGGGTGACAGTGACAGGATATAGGGTATTGTCATTCCCAACTAGATTGGGAACCACGAAGTGCGCATCGAAGATAATCATAATGCCTTGGTAGGGGCTTATCGGTTGCATTAAGATTTCCGCCTGCGCGGGAAAGACGACCGATTTTCAGAATCTGTCATTGATAGCCTGTCGAAGGAATTTTAAAACGGTTTTAAGGCGTTTCGACATGCTCTCCAAAGGAATCCTTTGGACAATGCGAGAAATTAGAGAAACAGGCATCATTTTAAGCGGTATCTAATAAAGAACAAAAAATCCCGTTCTGACTAACAGAACAGGATTGATATTGCTTTTATCCAAGTCTCAGACTTCCGACTCTAGACTATTAAAGCGCTGCCTTAGCTGCTGCTTCAGCCCGGATAATATTTAGTGCACCACCAGCTTTAAACCATTCAATCTGTTGGTCGTTATAACTGTGGTTAACAGGGAATTGTTCCTGGGTGCCATCAGCATGGTGTAATACTAATGTTAATGGTTTATCTGGAGCAAATTCTGTTAAGCCTACGATATCGATGGTATCATCCTCTAAGATTTTGTCGTAATCATCTTTATCTGCAAAAGTTAAACCTAACATACCTTGTTTCTTCAGGTTAGTTTCGTGGATACGGGCAAAAGATTTTACCAATACAG from Flavobacterium sp. W4I14 includes these protein-coding regions:
- a CDS encoding beta-glucosidase (product_source=KO:K05350; cath_funfam=3.20.20.80; cog=COG2723; ko=KO:K05350; pfam=PF00232; superfamily=51445; tigrfam=TIGR03356), which gives rise to MINASDFGQNFLWGVATAAAQIEGTATQYGKGPSIWDTFTAKNGKIKKNHKLDPACDFYHRYAEDIALIKLLGFKVFRFSIAWSRILPAGRGEINQEGIRFYHNLIDECLTHGIIPYITLYHWDLPQALEDEGGWTSFSINAAFNAFVSICALEYGDKVKNWIVLNEPFGYTSLGYMLGVHAPGKTGLGNFFSAVLHTALAQADGGKILRAEISKANIGTTFSCSEVIPSTQSDSDILAAKRVDCLMNRLFVEPTQGMGFPTANWDVLEKFQIEYGTWRLHERMKFDFDFIGLQNYFPLVVKYNAFIPVIQAWEVKAKSRKKPHTAMGWEVNADSFYNIVKQFAAYPNVKNIMITENGAAYHDKLINGRVEDPERIEYFKLYLNALLKLKKEGVNVTGYMAWTLMDNFEWAEGFTARFGLIYNDFKTQERSIKDSGYWWQNFLKS
- a CDS encoding ribosomal protein L40E (product_source=COG1552; cath_funfam=2.20.20.30; cog=COG1552; pfam=PF09413; superfamily=54913,57783) → MNDRTIVYSTYYNPMEANIIKAKLEDSGFACFLADENVATLNPLYNQAIGGVKLIVFERDVAAINNLLAEDNSLAFESSDEIVDEEESAEDKTVCEKCGSTNVGYGMATDKKYSIWATILAFLTLTTPIKANKCHHCYDCGYEFE